A region of uncultured Anaeromusa sp. DNA encodes the following proteins:
- a CDS encoding FlxA-like family protein produces the protein MQIGSVSSAASSMQQTLSKSTSSTSSTSSTSSSSSSSDSTLEKLKQQQAQIEKQIENLKERIKNDKDNQALQQQLQQLQSQLQEVNSEISDAENSSSSSNASGSPKGGAPASAPAASGGGTGASAAGTVSATKVDIQA, from the coding sequence ATGCAAATCGGTTCTGTAAGTAGTGCAGCAAGCAGTATGCAACAAACACTTAGCAAAAGCACTTCTAGCACTTCAAGCACTTCAAGCACTTCAAGTTCTTCTAGTAGTTCGGACTCTACGCTGGAAAAGCTGAAACAGCAACAAGCGCAGATTGAAAAGCAAATTGAAAATCTGAAGGAACGCATTAAAAACGACAAAGACAATCAGGCGTTACAGCAGCAATTGCAGCAACTGCAGTCCCAACTCCAAGAAGTCAATTCGGAGATTTCTGATGCGGAAAACAGCAGCAGCTCAAGCAATGCTAGTGGTAGTCCGAAAGGTGGTGCTCCGGCAAGTGCACCGGCTGCGTCGGGGGGCGGAACAGGAGCTTCTGCTGCGGGGACGGTTTCTGCCACCAAAGTCGATATTCAAGCTTGA
- a CDS encoding response regulator transcription factor: protein MRLLLVEDEPKLLEALEYLLKRNGYAVDTAMDGDNAMDLASSDVYDLLVLDWMLPGKNGLNIVKELRKNGMDVPVLFLTARDSLEDRVAGLDAGADDYLVKPFSTDELLARLRALWRRKGKNFLGNTIAVNEYTLDPLKGEVTTDTETIRLSVKETQLLEMLMLNHDKVISKERLFERVWGYCSEAEVSNVELYVHYLRKKLNTWRIRTVRGVGYYWQNGEEHVS from the coding sequence ATGAGACTGCTGCTTGTAGAAGATGAACCTAAACTCTTGGAAGCGTTGGAATATTTATTGAAGCGAAATGGCTATGCTGTAGATACGGCGATGGATGGGGACAATGCTATGGATTTGGCATCTAGCGATGTATATGACCTTTTGGTGTTAGACTGGATGCTTCCCGGGAAGAATGGTCTGAATATTGTGAAAGAATTGCGCAAAAACGGCATGGATGTGCCGGTTTTGTTTTTGACGGCGAGAGACTCGCTGGAAGATCGAGTTGCTGGCTTAGATGCCGGTGCGGATGATTATTTGGTGAAGCCTTTTTCTACAGACGAGCTTTTGGCCCGTCTCAGAGCGTTGTGGAGAAGAAAGGGTAAAAATTTTTTGGGAAATACGATTGCGGTCAATGAATACACCTTAGACCCCTTAAAGGGCGAGGTGACAACAGATACGGAAACTATCCGCTTAAGCGTTAAAGAGACACAACTATTGGAGATGCTTATGCTGAATCATGATAAAGTTATCAGTAAGGAACGATTATTTGAACGAGTATGGGGGTATTGTTCTGAAGCAGAGGTATCTAATGTGGAGCTTTACGTCCATTATTTGCGAAAAAAGCTGAACACTTGGCGTATTCGTACGGTGCGAGGAGTAGGCTATTATTGGCAGAATGGAGAAGAGCATGTTTCGTAA
- a CDS encoding ATP-binding protein: MFRKLHAQFVFINLVVIACVFSVLALGSYWFLRTHLTEKAAFFAERMVEDAERGRLPAQMHGGEQPPPPPRPMELYLGVVDIKGSLAGPSMDPWARAIPNVEEITTLAVVQKAGQGFVEWKGTEYFFFRKDLDDHSGYIVMVQNFEHDNEILQNLMLALLGTGLACLALSLFGNVYWGRQAVEPVRKAWEQQRDFLADASHELRTPLTVILTNLSLLRDEPGSQRYGRQRWLENMEEEIHHMSDLVDGLLFLARSDAKQKVLNCRPFLLSETIAGLVAAFRPLARGKNVELRLYCEEDIWLDGDETRMRQVAENLLNNALRHTQEGGRIELSMNRQDGKISLAVADTGEGICAENLPHIFQRFYQGDPSHSRGKGGLGLAIVKSIVENHGGKISVSSQVGEGAEFLVCLPALLSENMGG, translated from the coding sequence ATGTTTCGTAAGCTTCATGCGCAGTTTGTTTTTATCAATTTAGTGGTCATTGCGTGTGTGTTTTCAGTGCTGGCGTTGGGCAGCTATTGGTTTTTGCGGACGCACCTTACGGAGAAAGCTGCTTTCTTTGCAGAACGCATGGTTGAGGATGCAGAACGTGGACGTTTACCAGCGCAGATGCATGGCGGCGAGCAACCGCCTCCGCCTCCGAGGCCGATGGAACTGTATCTGGGCGTAGTGGATATAAAAGGCAGTTTGGCAGGGCCGTCCATGGATCCTTGGGCGAGAGCCATACCAAATGTAGAGGAAATAACTACGCTGGCGGTGGTGCAAAAGGCAGGTCAAGGTTTTGTGGAATGGAAGGGGACAGAATACTTCTTTTTTCGCAAAGACCTAGACGACCATTCCGGCTACATTGTGATGGTGCAGAACTTTGAACATGATAATGAAATACTGCAGAATCTGATGCTGGCTTTATTGGGGACAGGTCTTGCTTGTCTGGCGTTATCTTTATTTGGGAACGTATACTGGGGGCGGCAGGCAGTAGAACCGGTGCGCAAAGCTTGGGAGCAGCAACGCGATTTCTTGGCGGATGCTTCTCATGAGTTGCGGACACCGCTGACTGTAATTCTGACGAACTTGAGTTTGCTGAGAGACGAACCAGGTTCGCAGCGATATGGGCGGCAGCGTTGGTTGGAAAATATGGAAGAAGAAATTCACCACATGAGCGATTTGGTGGATGGGCTGCTTTTTTTGGCGCGCAGCGATGCGAAACAAAAAGTGCTGAACTGCAGGCCTTTTTTATTATCAGAAACAATTGCAGGATTAGTGGCCGCTTTTCGCCCGCTGGCGCGGGGAAAAAACGTGGAGCTGCGCCTTTATTGCGAGGAAGATATTTGGTTGGATGGCGATGAAACAAGAATGCGCCAGGTAGCGGAAAATTTACTGAACAATGCCTTGCGGCATACGCAAGAAGGTGGCCGCATTGAGCTTAGTATGAATCGTCAAGATGGCAAGATTAGCTTAGCGGTAGCAGACACCGGGGAAGGGATTTGTGCCGAGAACTTGCCGCATATTTTCCAACGCTTTTATCAAGGCGATCCGTCGCATTCGCGCGGCAAGGGCGGTTTGGGCTTGGCGATCGTCAAAAGCATTGTAGAAAACCATGGCGGCAAGATAAGTGTGAGCAGCCAAGTAGGAGAAGGCGCTGAGTTTTTGGTGTGTCTACCTGCTTTGCTTAGTGAGAACATGGGGGGATAA
- a CDS encoding response regulator transcription factor translates to MSIQINEGLAGGWWQAPTAVGEPKINLLDEDAAYSQVVAYCLEQEGWQVQCCPMEEKEAWMQGEKPDVWVIDGDSADGFRLMRELRRADEAAPIVLTMAKERILDRVTALELGCQDLVLKPFSPKELVLRLRRVLAAAKPAISGSSKALERTLQTYRLCYEERSVIGELGAVYLTNKEFALLDCFARHKGTALSREQILRHVWGDSYFGSDRVVDDLVRRTRKKLQGLRVQTLYGYGYRVNA, encoded by the coding sequence ATGTCAATACAGATAAATGAAGGACTGGCTGGTGGTTGGTGGCAAGCGCCAACAGCCGTAGGAGAGCCTAAAATTAATTTATTGGATGAAGATGCGGCCTATAGTCAAGTGGTAGCATATTGTTTGGAACAAGAAGGCTGGCAAGTACAGTGCTGCCCTATGGAAGAAAAAGAGGCGTGGATGCAGGGCGAAAAGCCAGATGTCTGGGTAATTGACGGAGATAGTGCAGACGGCTTTCGCTTGATGCGCGAATTGCGCCGGGCCGATGAAGCGGCGCCGATTGTCTTGACTATGGCGAAGGAGCGTATTCTAGACCGTGTCACTGCATTGGAGCTGGGGTGTCAAGACTTGGTGCTTAAACCGTTTTCCCCAAAAGAATTGGTGTTGCGTCTGCGGCGTGTTTTGGCCGCGGCTAAACCGGCGATTTCCGGTAGCAGTAAGGCTTTGGAGCGGACATTGCAAACATACCGACTTTGCTATGAAGAACGCAGTGTCATTGGTGAGTTGGGCGCCGTATATTTGACAAACAAAGAATTTGCGTTGTTGGATTGCTTTGCAAGGCATAAAGGGACGGCTTTGTCGCGGGAACAAATTTTGCGCCATGTTTGGGGAGATAGCTACTTTGGTTCGGACCGAGTTGTGGATGATTTAGTGCGGAGAACGCGGAAAAAACTGCAAGGATTGCGCGTGCAAACCTTATATGGTTATGGGTATCGTGTCAACGCATGA
- a CDS encoding flagellar hook capping FlgD N-terminal domain-containing protein, whose protein sequence is MSTSVTGTTTDYWKKPTSVDSGSSAGGTDSLSTVDSFLKILASELQNQDPTEPVSNTEYVAQLAQFNSLQQMSSLNGSMSKFQGYSLIGMQVSYSATDSTGKSISGTGIAKSVVTNGNDVYVMVDGNKIKISSITKVETPTTTTTPTT, encoded by the coding sequence ATGAGTACAAGCGTAACAGGGACAACTACAGATTATTGGAAAAAACCAACAAGCGTGGATAGTGGATCCTCGGCAGGAGGTACGGACAGCCTAAGTACGGTAGATTCCTTTTTGAAAATCCTGGCGTCGGAACTCCAAAATCAAGACCCGACAGAACCGGTCAGCAATACCGAGTATGTGGCCCAATTGGCGCAGTTTAACAGTCTGCAGCAAATGTCGTCTTTGAATGGGAGCATGAGTAAATTCCAGGGCTATTCGTTGATTGGCATGCAAGTTTCCTATTCGGCGACGGATTCGACTGGCAAGTCCATAAGTGGGACAGGCATTGCTAAGTCGGTTGTGACTAACGGCAATGATGTGTATGTAATGGTGGATGGTAATAAAATTAAGATTTCTTCGATTACGAAGGTGGAAACACCTACAACTACGACAACGCCTACAACCTGA